A genomic region of Burkholderia humptydooensis contains the following coding sequences:
- a CDS encoding amylo-alpha-1,6-glucosidase, with amino-acid sequence MPRQADPSSPRAPRAAAPALSSAPSSAPAATPQPAQSPQPAPPTPAFIAPEHDAQTVVRGSQFVLKAGDAFVVSDTLGDIGGRDDGLFVDDMRVLSQWRLTFGGRAPSLLSGTTSADNASFTAHLTNRPLPPLGGRETPEGVIHIERMRVLSDNVLHEALTLTNYGTSDAEVPLSVSFGADFKDMFEVRGSRRERRGAIAPPCVEAGAVRLRYDGLDAVERSVRIGFEPPPDTLAVDRADYTLTIAAQACVSLYLTVEACVGAAHAGGDAFAQQPCVAKGRGALRKALADVHRAMRERRRTIARVHTSNPLFNAWLDRSLADLGLLTTSLETGPYPYAGIPWFSTPFGRDAVITSLQMLWLQPSLARGVLRFLAEHQARETSAFRDAEPGKIMHEFRKSEMAATGEVPFALYYGGVDTTPLFVVLAGAYLEHTGDESLIDELWPALERAAQWVMSVCERNPRGLLDYQRTSARGLANQGWKDSQDSVFHADGRFPIGPIALVEVQAYACAALDAMATFSRRRGHAAGIVRYAQRAKSLREQVESLFWMPEAGFYGIAVDGHGELCRVLASNAAHLLAFGLPEQSRGESVARVLGSTLFRTGWGVRTLAAGQPRFNPMAYHNGSIWPHDNALAARGLARYGDKRSVLDLLRALFEAAVSFDMRLPELFCGFPRRRGEPPTAYPVACLPQAWAAGAPFMMLQACLGISVDAARGEVRVERPELPEGVDWLRVDDLRVGDESVSLTFRRVEGQVVAAAEPGGARVVAVL; translated from the coding sequence ATGCCGAGGCAAGCTGACCCTTCTTCCCCGCGTGCGCCGCGGGCCGCCGCGCCCGCGCTCTCGTCCGCGCCTTCATCTGCGCCCGCCGCAACGCCGCAACCGGCGCAATCGCCGCAACCGGCGCCGCCCACGCCCGCGTTCATCGCGCCCGAGCACGACGCGCAGACGGTCGTGCGCGGCAGCCAGTTCGTGCTGAAGGCGGGCGATGCGTTCGTCGTGAGCGATACGCTCGGCGACATCGGCGGGCGCGACGACGGCCTGTTCGTCGACGACATGCGCGTGCTGTCGCAATGGCGGCTCACGTTCGGCGGCCGCGCGCCGTCGCTGCTGTCCGGCACGACGAGCGCGGACAACGCGTCGTTCACCGCGCACCTGACGAACCGCCCGCTGCCGCCGCTCGGCGGCCGCGAGACGCCCGAGGGCGTGATTCACATCGAGCGGATGCGCGTGCTCTCCGACAACGTGCTCCACGAGGCGCTCACGCTGACGAACTACGGCACGAGCGACGCCGAGGTGCCGCTGTCGGTGTCGTTCGGCGCGGACTTCAAGGACATGTTCGAAGTGCGCGGCTCGCGGCGCGAGCGGCGCGGCGCGATCGCGCCGCCGTGCGTCGAGGCGGGCGCGGTGCGGCTGCGCTACGACGGGCTCGACGCGGTCGAGCGCAGCGTGCGGATCGGCTTCGAGCCGCCGCCCGACACGCTCGCCGTCGATCGCGCCGACTACACGCTGACGATCGCCGCGCAGGCGTGCGTGTCGCTGTATCTGACGGTCGAGGCGTGCGTCGGCGCCGCGCACGCGGGCGGCGACGCGTTCGCGCAGCAGCCGTGCGTCGCCAAGGGGCGCGGCGCGCTGCGCAAGGCGCTCGCCGATGTGCACCGCGCGATGCGCGAGCGCCGCCGCACGATCGCGCGCGTGCACACGAGCAATCCGCTGTTCAACGCCTGGCTCGACCGCTCGCTCGCCGACCTGGGCCTGTTGACGACGTCGCTCGAAACCGGCCCGTATCCGTACGCGGGCATCCCGTGGTTCTCGACGCCGTTCGGCCGCGACGCGGTGATCACGTCGCTGCAGATGCTGTGGCTGCAGCCGTCGCTCGCGCGCGGCGTGCTGCGCTTTCTCGCCGAGCACCAGGCGCGCGAGACGTCGGCGTTTCGCGACGCCGAGCCGGGCAAGATCATGCACGAGTTCCGCAAGAGCGAGATGGCGGCCACGGGCGAAGTGCCGTTCGCGCTGTACTACGGCGGCGTCGATACCACGCCGCTGTTCGTCGTGCTCGCGGGCGCGTATCTCGAGCACACCGGCGACGAATCGCTGATCGACGAGCTGTGGCCCGCGCTCGAACGCGCCGCGCAATGGGTGATGAGCGTGTGCGAGCGCAACCCGCGCGGGCTGCTCGACTACCAGCGCACGTCCGCGCGCGGGCTCGCGAACCAGGGCTGGAAGGACAGCCAGGATTCGGTGTTCCATGCGGACGGCCGCTTTCCGATCGGGCCGATCGCGCTCGTCGAAGTGCAGGCATACGCGTGCGCGGCGCTCGACGCGATGGCGACGTTCTCGCGCCGGCGCGGCCACGCGGCCGGCATCGTGCGCTACGCGCAACGCGCGAAGTCGCTGCGCGAGCAGGTCGAGTCGCTGTTCTGGATGCCGGAGGCGGGCTTCTACGGAATCGCGGTGGACGGCCACGGCGAGCTGTGCCGCGTGCTCGCGTCGAACGCCGCGCATCTGCTCGCGTTCGGCCTGCCCGAGCAGAGCCGCGGCGAATCGGTCGCGCGCGTGCTCGGCTCGACGCTGTTCCGTACCGGCTGGGGCGTGCGCACGCTCGCGGCCGGGCAGCCGCGCTTCAATCCGATGGCGTATCACAACGGCTCGATCTGGCCGCACGACAACGCGCTCGCCGCGCGCGGCCTCGCGCGCTACGGCGACAAGCGCTCGGTGCTCGATCTGTTGCGCGCGCTGTTCGAGGCGGCCGTGAGCTTCGACATGCGGCTGCCCGAGCTCTTCTGCGGCTTTCCGCGCCGGCGCGGCGAGCCGCCGACCGCGTATCCGGTCGCGTGCCTGCCGCAGGCGTGGGCGGCGGGCGCGCCGTTCATGATGCTGCAGGCGTGCCTCGGCATCTCGGTCGACGCGGCGCGCGGCGAGGTGCGCGTCGAGCGGCCGGAACTGCCGGAAGGCGTCGACTGGCTGCGCGTCGACGATCTGCGCGTCGGCGACGAGAGCGTATCGCTCACGTTCCGGCGCGTCGAAGGGCAGGTGGTCGCGGCGGCCGAGCCGGGCGGCGCGCGCGTCGTCGCGGTGCTGTAA
- a CDS encoding HD domain-containing protein has protein sequence MNIQEIEARLDFVREAERLKSVLRSAHTSTGRAESTAEHSWRLCLMAIAFADALPGLDMLKVLKMCVIHDLGEALRGDVPAICVGAHRDKRAHERADLLALTRMADAPLRDEILSLWDEYEGAASPEAQAVKALDKLETILQHNQGENPPDFDYAFNLTYGRRYTSAAPLFRAVREIVDAQTRSRIDARGGEPPAR, from the coding sequence ATGAACATTCAAGAGATCGAGGCGAGGCTCGACTTCGTGCGCGAAGCGGAGCGCCTGAAAAGCGTGCTGAGGAGCGCGCACACATCGACGGGCCGCGCCGAGAGCACCGCCGAGCACAGTTGGCGGCTGTGCCTGATGGCGATCGCGTTCGCCGACGCGCTGCCCGGGCTCGACATGCTGAAGGTGCTGAAGATGTGCGTGATCCACGATCTCGGCGAGGCGCTGCGCGGCGACGTGCCGGCGATCTGCGTCGGCGCGCATCGCGACAAGCGCGCGCACGAGCGCGCCGATCTGCTCGCGCTCACGCGCATGGCCGATGCGCCGCTGCGCGATGAGATCCTGTCGCTGTGGGACGAGTACGAGGGCGCGGCGTCGCCGGAGGCGCAGGCGGTGAAGGCGCTCGACAAGCTCGAGACGATCCTGCAGCACAACCAGGGCGAGAACCCGCCCGATTTCGATTACGCGTTCAACCTCACGTACGGCCGCCGCTACACGAGCGCGGCGCCGCTGTTTCGCGCGGTGCGCGAGATCGTCGACGCGCAGACGCGAAGCCGGATCGACGCACGGGGCGGCGAGCCGCCGGCGCGATAG
- a CDS encoding helix-turn-helix transcriptional regulator, whose amino-acid sequence MPNSIVSSPLGSTLRRWRLMRRIKQSHAAELFGVAQSTISRWESGVQQMAPAERVRVEARLAARLDSAGDRALARLVADSRRPVHLICDLTHRLLACSSAREAEFGVPLSDLMNRSMWRYATAEIAEQEARLAGAGWHDGVTFASLEFASGVNDSDVVPIRASRCRWTRMLLSDGTAARLVETM is encoded by the coding sequence ATGCCGAACTCGATCGTTTCTTCGCCCCTCGGCAGCACGCTGCGCCGCTGGCGTCTGATGCGCCGCATCAAGCAGTCGCACGCGGCCGAACTCTTCGGCGTCGCGCAATCGACGATCTCGCGCTGGGAATCCGGCGTCCAGCAGATGGCGCCCGCCGAGCGCGTGCGCGTCGAAGCGCGGCTCGCCGCGCGCCTCGATTCGGCGGGCGATCGCGCGCTCGCGCGGCTCGTCGCCGACAGCCGCCGCCCCGTGCATCTGATCTGCGACCTCACGCACCGCCTGCTCGCCTGCTCGTCCGCGCGCGAGGCCGAGTTCGGCGTGCCGCTGTCGGACCTGATGAACCGCTCGATGTGGCGCTACGCGACGGCCGAGATCGCCGAGCAGGAGGCGCGGCTCGCCGGAGCGGGCTGGCACGACGGCGTCACGTTCGCGTCGCTGGAATTCGCGAGCGGCGTCAACGATTCGGACGTCGTGCCGATTCGCGCGAGCCGCTGCCGGTGGACGCGCATGCTGCTCTCGGACGGTACTGCCGCGCGCCTCGTCGAGACGATGTGA
- the mreB gene encoding rod shape-determining protein, whose translation MAAPFLGRFFAHNVAVDPGTASTLIYVRDRGVVLNQPSVVCFRKRGGPADRARVEAVGEQAKALLGRSPEHLEAVRPLRHGVVANYHAAEQMMRQFVGMSHARSLFGRRVEFTICVPSNATAVEQRAIREAALAAGASRVSLISEPLAAALGAGLPVSEAVGSMVVDIGGGTTEVAVIALGGIVYREAIRVGGDQFDAAIVNHVRSLYGVLLGEHTAEHVKKAIGTASRRVPRESIHAVGRSVADGLPRTIELSNHDIADALAAPLNQVVSAVKSALENAPPELITDIADRGIVLTGGGALLANLGKRLRDETGLAARVADDPLTCAVRGAGEAMGRGGFDAGDEDAGDFGLNR comes from the coding sequence ATGGCGGCACCCTTTCTCGGAAGGTTCTTTGCGCACAATGTCGCGGTCGATCCCGGCACCGCGAGCACGCTGATCTACGTCCGCGATCGCGGCGTCGTGCTGAATCAGCCGTCGGTCGTCTGCTTCCGCAAACGGGGCGGCCCGGCCGACAGGGCGCGCGTCGAGGCGGTCGGCGAGCAGGCGAAGGCGCTCCTCGGCCGCTCGCCCGAGCATCTGGAAGCCGTCAGGCCGCTCAGGCACGGCGTCGTCGCGAACTATCACGCGGCCGAGCAGATGATGCGGCAGTTCGTCGGCATGTCACATGCGCGCTCGCTGTTCGGCAGGCGCGTCGAGTTCACGATCTGCGTGCCGTCGAACGCGACGGCGGTCGAGCAGCGCGCGATCCGCGAAGCGGCGCTCGCGGCGGGCGCGTCGCGGGTCAGCCTGATCAGCGAGCCGCTCGCGGCCGCGCTCGGCGCGGGGCTGCCGGTATCGGAGGCGGTCGGATCGATGGTCGTCGACATCGGCGGCGGCACGACCGAGGTCGCGGTGATCGCGCTCGGCGGCATCGTCTATCGCGAGGCGATTCGCGTCGGCGGCGACCAGTTCGACGCGGCGATCGTCAATCACGTCCGGAGCCTGTACGGCGTGCTGCTCGGCGAGCACACGGCCGAACACGTGAAGAAGGCGATCGGCACCGCGAGCCGCCGGGTGCCGCGCGAATCGATCCACGCGGTCGGGCGCAGCGTCGCGGACGGCCTGCCGCGAACCATCGAGCTCAGCAATCACGACATCGCGGATGCGCTCGCCGCGCCGCTGAACCAGGTGGTGAGCGCGGTGAAGAGCGCGCTCGAGAACGCGCCGCCCGAGCTGATCACCGACATCGCGGATCGCGGGATCGTGCTGACGGGCGGCGGCGCGCTGCTCGCGAATCTCGGCAAGCGGCTGCGCGACGAGACTGGGCTCGCCGCGCGGGTCGCCGACGATCCGCTCACCTGCGCGGTGCGCGGCGCCGGCGAGGCGATGGGGCGGGGCGGGTTCGACGCCGGCGACGAAGACGCGGGCGATTTCGGCCTGAATCGCTGA
- a CDS encoding patatin-like phospholipase family protein, which translates to MTALASSARPGLRVPGLVAALLFVCAATGASAAAPVAAVAPVAPAAPAAPAAAVAPVAAVAAVAAASPAPATPASAISDATDASASAQAAPAAAEASVCTADGGRPGRPAIGLVLSGGGARGYAHLGVLKVLEANRIPVDCIAATSMGAVVGGLYATGMTAQEMQRRLSQVNLADIAFDVTERADLPQKKREDERLYIDGLTIGFDSKGFKAPVGLVQGNRLQALLASWTAAVPTNQPFDRLPIPFRAVATDLQTGQKVVLDHGSLPLAIRASMALPGLFSPAEIDGRALVDGGLVGNLPVDAARRMGADVVIAVDIGSPLRPLNALASPADVMQQMIGILIRQNVAEQRKQLTANDILLQPDLGKQTFTDFQTANQAIAAGEAAAVAALPRLARYALSPEQYDAYRAAHKRPQQQPIRITSIEIRTNGAAVPKRVVRNALRVKPGDVYDPQAVSADLLSLTTSGNFENVTQQIVNEGDEHRLVIDAQEKYWGPNFLLFGLGMSSSSSDEGGFRLHVGYRRPWLTQSGLEFRADTTLGSDMQSAHVELRQPLSNTIGYYVAPYAEYLRRYANVYDSSGDIKMTQYRLQTERIGIDFGLPIGRLGDFRIGLAYAHGTGAPTYNIPFDIGDTVPQQILLFSDYAARALSARARLVIDQLDDPLFPRRGYFTELRVERSLSSSSAFSDPDSGEDTSNAPYTEVYGKAMIAQQFGRHSLSATIEGGKSFGGTNLINRFNFTLGGFQHLSAYAADQLNGDALFYGQVTYMNQLATFNASPIKALYVGASAEVGNVWAGGERIGGGSLKQSYTLFTSLTTAFGPVYVGVAFAPGGRRNLYFQLGRTY; encoded by the coding sequence ATGACGGCGCTCGCCTCTTCCGCCCGTCCGGGCCTTCGTGTTCCCGGCCTCGTGGCCGCCCTCCTGTTCGTCTGCGCCGCGACGGGTGCCTCGGCGGCCGCGCCCGTCGCGGCCGTCGCGCCCGTCGCGCCCGCCGCGCCCGCCGCGCCCGCCGCGGCCGTCGCGCCCGTCGCGGCCGTCGCGGCCGTCGCGGCCGCGTCGCCGGCGCCGGCGACGCCCGCCTCCGCCATCTCGGATGCAACCGACGCTTCGGCGTCCGCACAAGCCGCGCCGGCCGCCGCGGAGGCGTCCGTTTGCACGGCGGACGGCGGCAGGCCAGGCCGGCCGGCGATCGGCCTCGTGCTGTCGGGCGGCGGCGCGCGCGGCTACGCGCATCTCGGCGTGCTGAAGGTGCTCGAGGCGAACCGGATTCCGGTCGACTGCATCGCGGCGACGAGCATGGGCGCCGTCGTCGGCGGGCTGTACGCGACCGGGATGACCGCGCAGGAGATGCAGCGGCGGCTGTCGCAGGTGAATCTCGCCGACATCGCGTTCGACGTGACCGAGCGCGCGGACCTGCCGCAGAAGAAGCGCGAGGACGAACGCCTCTATATCGACGGCCTGACGATCGGCTTCGATTCGAAGGGCTTCAAGGCGCCCGTCGGGCTCGTGCAGGGCAACCGGCTGCAGGCGCTCCTCGCGAGCTGGACGGCCGCCGTGCCGACGAACCAGCCGTTCGACCGGCTGCCGATCCCGTTCCGCGCGGTCGCAACCGATCTGCAGACCGGTCAGAAGGTCGTGCTCGACCACGGCTCGCTGCCGCTCGCGATCCGCGCGAGCATGGCGCTGCCGGGCCTCTTCTCGCCCGCCGAGATCGACGGCCGCGCGCTCGTCGACGGCGGGCTCGTCGGCAACCTGCCCGTCGACGCCGCGCGCAGGATGGGCGCGGACGTCGTGATCGCGGTCGACATCGGCTCGCCGCTGCGCCCGCTGAACGCGCTCGCGTCGCCCGCCGACGTGATGCAGCAGATGATCGGCATCCTGATCCGGCAGAACGTCGCCGAGCAGCGCAAGCAGTTGACGGCGAACGACATCCTGCTGCAACCGGACCTCGGCAAGCAGACCTTCACCGATTTCCAGACCGCGAACCAGGCGATCGCCGCGGGCGAAGCCGCCGCCGTCGCCGCGCTGCCGCGGCTTGCGCGCTACGCGCTGTCGCCCGAGCAATACGACGCGTATCGGGCCGCGCACAAGCGGCCGCAGCAGCAGCCGATCCGCATCACGTCGATCGAGATCCGCACCAACGGCGCGGCGGTGCCGAAGCGGGTCGTGCGCAACGCGCTGCGCGTGAAGCCGGGCGACGTCTACGATCCGCAGGCGGTCAGCGCCGACCTGTTGTCGCTGACGACGAGCGGCAATTTCGAGAACGTCACGCAGCAGATCGTCAACGAAGGCGACGAGCACCGGCTCGTGATCGACGCGCAGGAGAAGTACTGGGGGCCGAACTTCCTGCTGTTCGGGCTCGGGATGTCGAGCAGTTCGAGCGACGAAGGCGGCTTCAGGCTGCACGTCGGCTACCGGCGGCCGTGGCTCACGCAGTCCGGCCTCGAATTCCGCGCGGACACGACGCTCGGCAGCGACATGCAATCGGCGCACGTCGAGCTGCGCCAGCCGCTGTCGAACACGATCGGCTATTACGTCGCGCCATACGCGGAATACTTGCGCCGCTATGCGAACGTCTACGACTCGAGCGGCGACATCAAGATGACGCAATACCGGCTGCAGACCGAGCGGATCGGCATCGACTTCGGCTTGCCGATCGGCCGCCTCGGCGATTTCCGGATCGGCCTCGCGTACGCGCACGGCACCGGCGCGCCGACCTACAACATACCGTTCGACATCGGCGACACGGTCCCGCAGCAAATACTCCTGTTCTCCGACTACGCCGCGCGGGCGCTGAGCGCGCGGGCGCGGCTCGTCATCGACCAGCTCGACGACCCGCTGTTCCCGCGCAGAGGTTATTTCACGGAACTGCGCGTCGAGCGCTCGCTGTCGTCGAGCAGCGCCTTCTCGGACCCCGACTCCGGCGAGGATACGAGCAACGCGCCGTACACCGAGGTGTACGGCAAGGCGATGATTGCGCAGCAGTTCGGCCGGCATAGCCTCAGCGCGACCATCGAGGGCGGCAAGAGCTTCGGCGGCACCAATCTGATCAACCGGTTCAACTTCACGCTGGGCGGCTTCCAGCATCTGTCCGCCTATGCGGCCGACCAATTGAACGGCGACGCGCTGTTCTACGGGCAAGTCACCTACATGAACCAGCTTGCGACGTTCAATGCGTCGCCGATCAAGGCGCTCTATGTAGGCGCGAGCGCGGAAGTCGGCAACGTGTGGGCGGGCGGCGAGCGGATCGGCGGCGGCTCGCTCAAGCAGAGCTATACGCTCTTCACGAGCCTGACGACGGCGTTCGGGCCGGTGTACGTCGGCGTGGCATTCGCGCCGGGCGGGCGGCGCAACCTCTACTTCCAGCTCGGCCGCACGTATTGA
- a CDS encoding ATP-binding protein has product MNSTQAHRLSPFRYCKWRWLHFRRSWTDTRADRIPSWSRLYLRTYLHLVGLVLVTVGGTIAALCSALGPHVVWRALDALPGGALPLAAFVLAVPALAGYRWMRPVWSDLVMVRERAIDFTGGRFNTRARESRSVIIGPLARTLNALAMRMERLIAAQRDLTNGISHELRTPLARVRFALESLREPGSADEYQNAIDSIEQDVSELDELIDMSLTYARLEYSSLQSNLELTALVAWFDKQVADAALLYPSKTLDARVAVPADLRVKMDKRLMSYAMRNLLRNASKHARGRIAVGLRMRHGNIEIDVEDDGPGVPPDERERIFEAFVRLDRHTAGYGLGLAITRLVLQAHNGRVAVVDPLLLPGARFEMSWPV; this is encoded by the coding sequence ATGAACAGCACGCAAGCGCACCGATTGTCCCCGTTCCGCTATTGCAAATGGCGCTGGCTGCATTTCCGCCGCTCGTGGACCGACACGCGCGCCGACCGCATTCCGAGCTGGTCGCGCCTTTATCTGCGGACTTATCTGCATCTCGTCGGCCTCGTGCTGGTGACGGTCGGCGGGACGATCGCCGCGCTCTGCTCGGCGCTCGGGCCGCATGTGGTGTGGCGCGCGCTCGATGCGCTGCCGGGCGGCGCGCTGCCGCTCGCCGCGTTCGTGCTCGCGGTGCCGGCGCTCGCCGGCTATCGGTGGATGCGGCCCGTCTGGTCGGATCTCGTGATGGTGCGCGAGCGCGCGATCGACTTCACGGGCGGCCGCTTCAACACGCGCGCGCGCGAATCGCGCAGCGTGATCATCGGGCCGCTCGCGCGCACGCTGAACGCGCTCGCGATGCGGATGGAACGCCTGATCGCCGCGCAGCGCGACCTGACGAACGGCATCTCGCACGAGCTGCGCACGCCGCTCGCGCGCGTGCGCTTCGCGCTCGAGAGCCTGCGCGAGCCGGGGTCGGCCGACGAGTATCAGAACGCGATCGACAGCATCGAGCAGGACGTGTCCGAGCTCGACGAGCTGATCGACATGAGCCTCACGTACGCGCGGCTCGAGTACAGCTCGCTGCAGTCGAATCTCGAGCTGACGGCGCTCGTCGCGTGGTTCGACAAGCAGGTTGCCGACGCCGCGCTGCTGTATCCGAGCAAGACGCTCGACGCGCGCGTCGCGGTGCCCGCCGATCTGCGCGTGAAGATGGACAAGCGGCTGATGTCGTATGCGATGCGCAATCTGCTGCGCAACGCGAGCAAGCATGCGCGCGGGCGGATCGCGGTCGGCCTGCGGATGCGCCACGGCAACATCGAGATCGATGTCGAGGACGACGGGCCCGGCGTGCCGCCGGACGAGCGCGAGCGGATCTTCGAGGCGTTCGTGCGGCTCGATCGCCATACGGCCGGCTACGGGCTGGGGCTCGCGATCACGCGGCTGGTGCTGCAGGCGCACAACGGGCGCGTTGCCGTCGTCGATCCGCTGCTGCTGCCGGGCGCGCGTTTCGAGATGAGCTGGCCGGTCTGA
- a CDS encoding response regulator — protein MPFRILLVEDDNRLSTLIAGYLRKHEYVVDTVLNGDDAVDAILTGRPDLVILDVNLPGKDGFEICREAREHYDGVIIMVTARDEPFDELLGLEFGADDYVHKPVEPRILLARIKAQLRRAPARQADGALGQPESYTFGQFTIDRTNRTVSLPDGTTPELTSAEFDLLWVLVCHAGEVVSRDDLMLQLRGVEFDGLDRTIDGRISKLRRKLRDDASCPQRIKTIRSKGYQFSKNAWE, from the coding sequence ATGCCTTTCCGGATTCTCCTCGTCGAGGACGACAATCGTCTGTCCACGCTGATCGCGGGCTACCTGCGCAAGCACGAGTACGTCGTCGACACCGTGCTGAACGGCGACGACGCCGTCGACGCGATTCTGACGGGACGCCCCGATCTCGTGATCCTCGACGTGAACCTGCCCGGCAAGGACGGCTTCGAGATCTGCCGCGAGGCGCGCGAGCACTACGATGGCGTCATCATCATGGTGACGGCTCGCGACGAGCCGTTCGACGAATTGCTCGGCCTCGAATTCGGCGCGGACGACTACGTGCACAAGCCGGTCGAGCCGCGCATCCTGCTCGCGCGGATCAAGGCGCAACTGCGCCGCGCGCCGGCGCGGCAGGCGGACGGCGCGCTCGGGCAGCCGGAGAGCTACACGTTCGGCCAGTTCACGATCGACCGGACGAACCGGACCGTCAGCCTGCCCGACGGCACGACGCCCGAGCTGACGTCGGCCGAGTTCGACCTGCTGTGGGTGCTCGTCTGCCATGCGGGCGAAGTCGTGAGCCGCGACGATCTGATGCTGCAACTGCGCGGCGTCGAATTCGACGGTCTCGACCGGACCATCGACGGGCGGATCTCGAAGCTGCGCCGCAAGCTGCGCGACGACGCGAGCTGCCCGCAGCGGATCAAGACCATTCGCAGCAAGGGGTATCAATTCAGCAAGAACGCGTGGGAGTGA
- a CDS encoding TlpA disulfide reductase family protein: protein MHSDVEESPFAKRGWSRRDWLRGAGGVALGASLGGWLPMAQANSLAVGRPAPGLVLHTLDGQNIASDDLRGNVVILTFWATWCEPCRIELPLLSEYAAHHAANGLRVLGFSLDGPDSLAAVQQVAAKLSFPVGLLGSAYAGGYGRMWRIPVSFTIDRNGLLADNGWDDPKPSWTADRLERVVTPLLHG, encoded by the coding sequence ATGCATTCTGATGTTGAGGAATCGCCGTTCGCCAAGCGTGGCTGGTCGAGGCGGGATTGGCTGCGCGGGGCCGGTGGGGTCGCGCTGGGCGCCAGCCTCGGCGGGTGGCTGCCGATGGCGCAGGCCAACAGCCTGGCGGTGGGCCGTCCGGCGCCAGGCCTCGTCTTGCACACGCTCGACGGGCAAAATATCGCCAGCGACGATTTGCGTGGAAACGTGGTCATTCTGACGTTCTGGGCGACATGGTGCGAGCCGTGTCGAATCGAACTGCCGCTGTTGTCCGAATACGCGGCGCATCATGCGGCGAACGGCTTGCGAGTGCTCGGTTTCAGCCTGGACGGGCCAGACAGTCTCGCGGCTGTCCAACAAGTCGCGGCCAAATTGAGCTTTCCAGTTGGCCTCCTGGGCAGTGCATACGCCGGCGGCTATGGTCGAATGTGGCGCATCCCGGTGAGCTTCACCATCGACCGGAACGGGCTCCTTGCCGACAATGGCTGGGATGATCCTAAGCCCTCGTGGACAGCCGATCGCCTCGAGCGCGTCGTAACGCCGCTCTTACATGGATAA
- a CDS encoding transporter — protein MRIESNRNIDVALAALACLTGLTIPVAAHACATCGCSLSTDAAMGYSAMPGWRISLDYTYIPQNQLRSGTSAVSPNVPAAINAAGGSQEVEHQTINRYWNLGINYSPNAKWSFSAIIPFVDRSHSTYGNATPDQLTPGNLSGATSSGLGDVKLIASYQGFLPTHNLGVQLGVKLPTGKYGGQNTLTGAAVGRSPVFFSSGPNSAGGQTLDTSLQPGTGSTDLIVGAYYYQPVSQNFDAFINGQFQSAVIENLHGLGQDYRPGNQATVSVGLRYEANPKIVPQLQINVTRKSADQGALADIDNTAGTVVYLSPGVTVNVVKNLNVYAFVQKSLYSRLSGYQLFPRWSGTVGASYAF, from the coding sequence ATGCGAATCGAATCGAATCGAAATATCGACGTTGCACTTGCTGCACTCGCCTGCTTGACGGGGCTGACCATACCTGTTGCCGCCCATGCATGCGCGACCTGCGGCTGCTCGCTAAGTACCGATGCCGCAATGGGCTATTCGGCGATGCCAGGCTGGCGTATCAGCCTCGATTACACGTACATCCCGCAGAACCAATTGCGTAGCGGAACGAGTGCGGTATCGCCCAACGTGCCGGCGGCAATCAACGCGGCGGGCGGGAGTCAGGAAGTCGAACACCAGACGATCAACCGCTACTGGAACCTCGGCATCAACTATAGCCCGAATGCGAAGTGGAGCTTCAGCGCGATCATTCCATTCGTCGACCGCAGCCATTCGACTTACGGCAACGCGACGCCAGATCAACTCACCCCCGGCAATCTGAGCGGCGCAACAAGCAGTGGGCTCGGCGACGTTAAGTTGATCGCCAGCTATCAGGGCTTCCTGCCGACTCACAATCTCGGCGTTCAACTCGGGGTCAAGCTACCTACCGGGAAGTACGGCGGCCAAAATACACTAACGGGAGCCGCCGTGGGCCGCAGTCCGGTGTTCTTCTCGTCGGGCCCGAACAGCGCAGGCGGCCAGACGCTCGATACCAGCTTGCAGCCGGGTACCGGCAGCACTGACCTCATCGTTGGCGCGTACTACTACCAGCCGGTGAGCCAGAACTTCGACGCGTTCATCAACGGTCAATTCCAGTCGGCTGTGATCGAGAATCTTCACGGTCTTGGCCAGGACTACCGTCCCGGCAATCAGGCGACGGTCAGCGTCGGTCTGCGCTATGAGGCGAATCCGAAGATCGTCCCGCAACTTCAGATCAACGTGACCCGCAAGAGTGCGGACCAGGGCGCGCTCGCTGACATTGACAATACGGCCGGCACGGTTGTCTATCTGTCGCCTGGCGTGACGGTGAATGTGGTGAAGAATCTGAATGTTTACGCATTCGTCCAGAAGTCGCTGTATAGCCGGCTCAGTGGCTATCAGTTGTTTCCGCGCTGGTCTGGCACCGTCGGGGCGAGCTATGCATTCTGA